A window of Leptotrichia wadei contains these coding sequences:
- a CDS encoding UvrD-helicase domain-containing protein: MVERRLEIEDEVKEMLQYIENKQNFILTGGAGSGKTYSLISLIQEIGRMYPNKSIVCITYTNNAVAEIKSRISNDKLFVSTIHEFLWKIIKKYQKELKETIIELIYSEEEKYKKFTLPKDNLEKNKMKINLEYFLNSEIVYDEYYSLKSEEDSKIGHDEVLLIAEKMFEKYSKLCDILKDNANFIFIDEYQDTSEEVANIFLNHINNSKKENIIGFFGDSMQSIYDSGIGNIKDDSLKRINKIQNRRSSLKVIELTNKLRDDGIKQIPSKNTKETNIDEKTGKIKEGNVKFIYSNNNILEELKKTYIFNDWDFKNTLNTKELRLTHKLNAENSGFKELYNLYTNDFIYSKLISKLKEKKISEDEDINNFGYIIEKFPIFSGKGKIKKNILEQVDMKSKKEIEKIKDIEWGKIKNSFINKDSLLGYKFNGLTEKYESTSNRDKILQKLDLIYESINLYNENKYVELFKKLKIKISSYEDKIKIRKEMNELIELMKSQNDKIYQIIDKANNILNIKNDERYIEFIENKGWYLWNRIKDISFSEYVKSIEYQKEYFPYSTQHSVKGSEFDNVLVILDNGKWSKYNFNLLLENIFDENNILDKTKKDIFNRTKKLFYVCCTRAKENLIVFIQINNQKINKEKIISNAKELFGEENVINGDELINNI, translated from the coding sequence ATGGTTGAAAGAAGATTAGAAATAGAAGATGAAGTAAAAGAAATGTTGCAATATATAGAAAATAAACAGAATTTTATATTAACAGGAGGAGCAGGTAGTGGAAAAACATATTCACTTATTTCACTAATTCAAGAAATTGGGAGAATGTATCCTAATAAATCAATAGTTTGTATAACATATACAAATAATGCTGTTGCTGAAATAAAATCAAGAATTTCTAATGATAAACTATTTGTTTCTACAATTCATGAGTTCTTATGGAAAATAATAAAAAAATATCAAAAGGAATTGAAAGAAACAATAATAGAACTAATTTATAGTGAAGAAGAAAAATATAAAAAATTTACTTTACCAAAAGATAACCTGGAAAAAAATAAGATGAAAATAAATTTAGAATATTTCTTAAATTCAGAAATTGTATATGATGAATATTATAGTTTGAAATCAGAAGAGGATAGCAAAATAGGACATGATGAGGTTTTATTAATAGCGGAAAAGATGTTTGAAAAATATTCTAAATTATGTGATATTTTAAAAGATAATGCTAATTTTATTTTTATAGATGAATATCAAGACACAAGTGAAGAAGTAGCAAATATATTTTTAAATCATATAAATAATAGTAAAAAAGAAAATATTATAGGTTTTTTTGGTGATTCTATGCAATCTATATATGATTCAGGTATAGGAAATATAAAAGATGATAGTCTAAAACGAATTAATAAAATACAGAATAGAAGAAGTTCACTAAAAGTAATAGAATTAACAAATAAATTAAGAGATGATGGAATTAAACAAATCCCTTCAAAGAATACGAAAGAAACTAATATAGATGAAAAAACTGGTAAAATAAAAGAAGGAAATGTTAAATTTATATACAGCAATAATAATATTCTTGAAGAATTAAAAAAAACATATATTTTTAATGATTGGGATTTTAAAAATACCTTAAACACTAAAGAATTAAGATTAACGCATAAATTGAATGCTGAAAATTCTGGATTTAAAGAACTATACAATCTATATACTAATGATTTCATTTATAGTAAATTAATATCTAAATTAAAAGAGAAAAAAATTTCTGAAGATGAAGATATTAATAATTTTGGTTATATTATAGAGAAATTTCCAATATTTTCAGGAAAAGGAAAAATAAAAAAGAATATTTTGGAACAAGTAGATATGAAGTCAAAAAAAGAAATTGAGAAAATAAAAGATATAGAATGGGGGAAGATAAAAAATAGTTTTATAAATAAAGACTCATTATTAGGTTATAAATTTAATGGACTTACTGAAAAATATGAATCGACTTCAAATAGAGATAAAATTTTACAAAAGTTAGATTTGATATATGAATCAATAAATTTGTATAATGAAAATAAATATGTTGAATTGTTTAAAAAATTAAAAATAAAAATATCCAGTTATGAAGACAAAATAAAGATAAGAAAAGAAATGAATGAATTAATTGAATTAATGAAGTCTCAAAATGATAAAATTTATCAGATAATAGATAAAGCTAATAATATTTTAAATATAAAAAATGATGAAAGATATATTGAATTTATTGAAAATAAAGGATGGTATTTATGGAATAGAATAAAGGATATTTCTTTTTCTGAGTATGTAAAATCTATTGAGTATCAGAAAGAGTATTTTCCTTATTCAACGCAGCATAGCGTAAAAGGAAGTGAATTTGATAATGTTCTTGTTATTCTAGACAATGGGAAATGGAGTAAATATAATTTCAATTTACTGTTAGAAAATATATTTGATGAGAATAATATTTTAGATAAAACGAAGAAAGATATTTTTAATAGAACAAAAAAGTTATTTTATGTATGTTGTACAAGAGCAAAAGAAAATTTAATTGTATTTATTCAAATAAATAATCAAAAAATTAATAAAGAAAAAATAATAAGTAATGCAAAAGAGTTATTTGGAGAAGAAAATGTTATTAATGGAGATGAGTTAATAAATAACATATGA